The following are encoded together in the Adhaeribacter arboris genome:
- a CDS encoding type II toxin-antitoxin system RelE/ParE family toxin gives MKDKIIWTFDLIENLPRVPETYLKHMENTEGLFEIRVQHGSDIYRIFCFFDQGQLVVLANGFQ, from the coding sequence GTGAAGGATAAAATTATCTGGACTTTCGACTTGATAGAAAATCTTCCTAGAGTTCCGGAAACATATCTCAAGCATATGGAGAACACGGAAGGGCTCTTTGAGATTCGGGTTCAGCACGGAAGCGACATCTACCGGATTTTCTGCTTCTTCGACCAAGGCCAGTTAGTTGTTTTAGCCAATGGCTTTCAATAG
- a CDS encoding helix-turn-helix domain-containing protein: protein MKAEENNIMTLDQFKDKHYGKIGTKKRDELQAGYENFKIGALIQEARLEKGLAQAELAAKVGTTKSYISKIENNLKEVRLSTLKKIIELGLGGHLELSIKL from the coding sequence ATGAAAGCAGAAGAAAATAACATTATGACACTTGACCAGTTTAAGGACAAGCATTATGGAAAAATAGGCACTAAAAAACGGGATGAGTTGCAAGCAGGATACGAAAACTTCAAAATAGGAGCCTTGATTCAAGAAGCCCGCCTGGAAAAAGGCTTGGCACAAGCCGAACTTGCGGCAAAAGTAGGCACCACCAAATCCTATATTTCTAAAATCGAAAACAATCTCAAAGAAGTACGCCTGTCAACATTAAAAAAAATTATAGAACTCGGTTTGGGAGGACACTTAGAACTTTCCATTAAACTTTAA
- a CDS encoding type IA DNA topoisomerase, which translates to MKVCIAEKPSVAREIAQVIGAKSKKEGYFEGNGYQVTWTFGHFCQLREPEDYRPEWKRWSIHELPMIPDNFGIKLLQNKGVEQQFKIIKKLLETATMVINCGDAGQEGEVIQRWVLTEAKYRKPFKRLWISSLTEEAIRQGFQNLKEGSEFDLLYQAGKSRAIGDWLLGINATRLFTIKYAQGRQLLSLGRVQTPTLAMIVNRYHEIQNFKPEPFWELKTIYRETVFASTAGKFLQEEKGQAILEAVKQEELTITDIEIKKAVESPPRLFDLTSLQIECNNKMGLSADETLKTVQSLYEKKVVTYPRVDTTFLPDDMYPKIPGILQGLTAYRTFTEPLLQTKIRKTAKNFNNNKVTDHHAIIPTGAAAGNLYGPEAGVYDTIVRRFLAAFYPDCIVSNTTVTGEAAKHTFRAKGRQIIEPGWRVVYGKEEETKKPAAEASSEEKEEENTVLPTFEKGEHGPHEPILDRKMTSPPKEYTEATLLRTMETAGKQMEDEDLKEALKENGIGRPSTRAAIIETLFKREYIRKEKKKILPTQMGIDLIGIIKNPTLKSPELTGHWEKKLRQIENGNFPPEAFLTELKTLVQEMVREVKSDRTVLAIETKLVTAAETTTKPTAKSGESKQRNAPDKATSPSFGPCPACKTGHVIKGSQAYGCSRWKEGCTFRLPITFGEKEIPGKAIQALLAKGKTPVLKNLILPAPAGKTDAQLILDENLTLQAQPVEKKLATDPFAKCPKCQSGKILKGKAAYGCSRFREGCSFVVPFVVAGKTLSEKNVVDILVKGKTPKLKGFTSTKTGNKFEAVLKMNEEGKIIFKFD; encoded by the coding sequence TTGAAAGTTTGTATTGCAGAAAAACCCAGTGTTGCTCGCGAAATTGCGCAGGTAATTGGGGCTAAAAGTAAAAAAGAGGGTTATTTCGAAGGGAATGGCTACCAGGTAACCTGGACCTTCGGGCACTTTTGCCAGTTGCGCGAACCCGAAGATTACCGCCCCGAGTGGAAGCGTTGGAGCATTCACGAATTACCCATGATACCAGATAACTTTGGGATAAAATTACTGCAAAACAAAGGCGTAGAACAGCAATTTAAAATTATAAAAAAATTGCTCGAAACGGCCACCATGGTCATTAATTGCGGTGATGCCGGCCAGGAAGGGGAGGTAATTCAACGCTGGGTACTCACTGAAGCCAAATACCGGAAACCTTTTAAGCGATTATGGATTTCTTCGCTTACCGAAGAAGCAATCCGGCAGGGATTTCAAAATTTAAAAGAAGGCTCGGAGTTTGATTTGCTTTACCAGGCCGGTAAGAGTCGGGCCATTGGCGACTGGCTTTTGGGAATTAATGCTACCCGTTTGTTTACGATTAAATACGCCCAGGGGCGGCAATTATTATCGTTGGGTCGGGTGCAAACGCCTACCCTGGCCATGATTGTAAACCGGTACCACGAAATTCAGAATTTTAAACCCGAGCCTTTCTGGGAACTAAAAACCATTTATCGGGAAACCGTTTTTGCCAGTACAGCCGGGAAATTTTTACAGGAAGAAAAAGGCCAGGCTATCCTGGAAGCAGTAAAGCAAGAAGAACTAACCATTACCGATATTGAAATTAAAAAAGCAGTCGAAAGTCCGCCCCGATTGTTCGATTTAACTTCGCTCCAGATTGAGTGTAATAACAAAATGGGCTTATCGGCCGACGAAACCTTAAAAACGGTACAAAGCTTATATGAGAAAAAAGTAGTTACGTACCCCCGGGTCGATACCACTTTCTTACCCGATGACATGTATCCTAAAATTCCCGGCATTCTGCAAGGTTTAACGGCTTACCGTACCTTTACCGAACCTTTGCTGCAAACCAAGATTCGAAAAACCGCCAAAAACTTTAATAACAATAAGGTAACTGACCACCACGCCATTATTCCTACGGGCGCTGCGGCAGGCAATTTATACGGTCCCGAAGCGGGCGTATACGATACCATTGTCCGGCGTTTTCTGGCTGCTTTTTACCCGGATTGTATCGTGAGCAATACTACCGTAACCGGTGAAGCCGCCAAGCATACTTTCCGGGCCAAAGGGCGGCAAATTATAGAACCCGGCTGGCGGGTAGTATACGGCAAAGAAGAAGAAACGAAAAAGCCGGCGGCAGAAGCCAGCTCCGAGGAAAAAGAAGAAGAAAATACCGTATTACCCACCTTCGAAAAAGGAGAACATGGACCTCACGAACCCATATTGGACCGAAAGATGACCAGTCCGCCCAAAGAATATACCGAAGCAACTTTGTTGCGCACCATGGAAACGGCGGGTAAACAAATGGAAGACGAAGATTTGAAAGAAGCATTAAAGGAAAATGGCATTGGTCGGCCATCTACCCGGGCAGCAATTATCGAAACCTTGTTTAAGCGAGAGTATATCCGGAAAGAAAAAAAGAAAATTTTACCCACCCAAATGGGGATTGACCTGATTGGTATAATTAAAAATCCCACCTTGAAATCGCCGGAGTTAACCGGGCACTGGGAAAAAAAGTTGCGGCAAATTGAGAACGGAAATTTCCCGCCGGAAGCATTCTTGACCGAGTTAAAAACCTTGGTGCAGGAAATGGTACGGGAAGTAAAAAGCGATCGCACCGTACTGGCCATTGAAACTAAACTGGTAACGGCCGCCGAAACTACCACTAAACCAACTGCTAAATCCGGAGAAAGCAAACAAAGAAATGCACCTGATAAAGCTACTAGCCCAAGTTTTGGGCCGTGTCCGGCGTGTAAAACCGGGCATGTTATAAAAGGTTCGCAGGCATACGGCTGTTCCCGCTGGAAAGAAGGTTGCACTTTCCGGTTACCGATTACTTTCGGGGAAAAAGAAATTCCCGGAAAAGCCATTCAAGCTTTACTGGCCAAAGGCAAAACGCCAGTTCTAAAAAATTTGATTTTACCAGCACCGGCCGGTAAAACAGATGCGCAACTAATTTTAGACGAGAACTTAACCTTACAAGCCCAACCCGTAGAAAAAAAGTTGGCGACCGATCCTTTTGCGAAATGCCCCAAGTGCCAGTCAGGTAAAATTTTAAAAGGGAAGGCGGCTTATGGCTGCAGCCGTTTCCGGGAAGGTTGTTCTTTTGTGGTTCCTTTTGTTGTTGCGGGTAAAACGTTATCGGAGAAAAATGTAGTGGATATTCTGGTAAAAGGGAAAACTCCCAAGTTAAAAGGATTTACATCAACTAAAACCGGGAATAAATTTGAGGCGGTATTAAAAATGAACGAAGAAGGTAAAATAATATTTAAATTTGATTAA
- a CDS encoding metallophosphoesterase family protein produces the protein MRALFLHWCRLLLLSCGYLLLNSCEQIDFSPYQVILESEQRDLNKKNLARIAALSLQPQDTLRFGLISDNQRFYNELEDVVKALNAYSAQEKRLHFVINCGDLTDFGLQEEYVWQLNRTKKLKMPYLAIIGNHDCVANGKKIYQAMYGPMDFTFEIAGSKFVVLNTNSLEFSYPVPEMEYMRQTMANSHEYRNLFVLSHVPPFDTDFNKDLKAEFAQLLRIHQVPYSIHGHQHNFSFSQPFQDGQDYLVVDTIQNRNFIVVTVVGKQVSFQKIDF, from the coding sequence ATGCGCGCCCTATTCCTGCATTGGTGCCGGTTGCTCCTGCTCAGTTGCGGGTACCTTTTACTTAATAGTTGTGAACAAATTGACTTTAGTCCTTACCAGGTAATTCTAGAATCAGAGCAAAGGGATCTGAACAAAAAGAACCTGGCCCGGATTGCCGCTCTGTCCTTGCAACCACAGGATACACTACGATTCGGCCTGATTTCGGATAACCAACGGTTCTACAATGAACTGGAAGATGTGGTAAAGGCTTTGAATGCTTATTCTGCCCAGGAAAAACGCTTGCATTTTGTCATAAACTGCGGCGACCTCACCGATTTTGGTTTGCAGGAAGAATACGTGTGGCAGTTAAACCGCACCAAAAAACTGAAAATGCCTTATCTAGCCATTATTGGTAATCACGATTGTGTCGCCAACGGTAAAAAAATATACCAAGCCATGTACGGGCCAATGGATTTTACTTTTGAGATAGCCGGCAGTAAATTCGTGGTTCTGAACACCAACTCGTTGGAATTCAGTTATCCCGTCCCGGAAATGGAGTATATGCGGCAGACAATGGCTAACTCGCACGAGTACCGGAATTTGTTTGTTCTCAGTCACGTACCACCCTTTGATACTGATTTTAATAAAGACCTAAAAGCCGAATTTGCTCAATTGCTCCGGATCCATCAGGTTCCTTATTCTATTCACGGCCACCAGCATAATTTTAGTTTTAGCCAGCCTTTTCAGGACGGGCAGGATTATTTAGTGGTAGATACGATTCAAAACCGCAATTTTATAGTAGTAACGGTGGTAGGTAAACAGGTTAGCTTTCAGAAAATTGATTTTTAA
- a CDS encoding DUF2905 domain-containing protein, with translation MQPLGKYLFFLGLILVGVGLLLWAAGNRLNWFGHLPGDIRFEKPNFKFYAPLTSMLLVSVLLSLLLWLIRRFF, from the coding sequence ATGCAACCGTTAGGTAAATACCTCTTTTTTTTGGGATTGATTTTAGTTGGCGTCGGTTTACTGTTGTGGGCGGCGGGTAACCGGTTGAACTGGTTTGGCCATTTACCCGGCGATATCCGTTTCGAGAAACCAAACTTTAAATTTTACGCGCCGCTTACGAGTATGTTGTTGGTTAGTGTTCTCTTGAGTTTGCTTTTATGGCTAATTCGGCGTTTCTTTTAG
- a CDS encoding DUF885 domain-containing protein, whose product MILSGGRLVLIIGIFFLFISCDRQKVKESGEVTTPEQQFTEIKANLLEKIWRLNPEWATSVGYHKYDNVLVIPTPERLKGEVASYRSMLQDLHQINRTALPLDNQTDYQMLESFFNGRIWYATVLKPGEWNPAEYNIGGGVAEILNGRYDSLTNRLRSISLKIEQVVPYYEAAKNNIKEPTLEHTQLAILQNKGALTVLEEVADSVKIARLKPFEKDFLRSRIATAKIEVNSYIDFLQQEKLPLLRKKQGRSFRIGKELFAQKFKYDIQSGYTAEQVYQKALQHKEYLHRQMLAITQKLWPIYFPDKPLPSGLPGVKQLLGKLAEQHVRRDSFLIAIKAQIPQLVKFVNTKKLLTQDPSKPLVVRPTPEYMRGIAGASISAPGPYDKNADTYYNVTPLTHYSAAEAESYLREYNKYQLQILNIHEAIPGHYTQLIYANKSPSLIKAVLGNGAMVEGWAVYAERMMLEQGYGNNAPEMWLTWYKWNLRVTLNAILDYSVHVLGMTEKEVLALLVNEGFQEEAEAREKWKRATLSQVQLSSYFTGYTEIYDLREEIRKKQKDKFNLKQFHEKFLSYGSAPVRYIRALMLQK is encoded by the coding sequence ATGATACTCAGCGGTGGGCGCCTTGTACTGATTATTGGTATTTTCTTTCTTTTTATTTCCTGTGACCGGCAAAAAGTAAAAGAATCGGGAGAGGTTACTACCCCGGAACAACAATTCACCGAAATAAAAGCTAATTTATTAGAAAAAATCTGGCGATTAAATCCGGAGTGGGCTACCTCCGTGGGGTACCATAAATACGATAATGTACTGGTAATTCCTACGCCGGAGCGCCTAAAAGGGGAAGTGGCTTCTTACCGTTCCATGCTCCAGGACTTGCACCAAATAAACCGCACCGCTTTACCACTGGATAATCAAACCGATTACCAAATGCTCGAAAGTTTTTTTAACGGGCGCATTTGGTACGCTACGGTTCTAAAACCAGGAGAATGGAACCCCGCAGAATATAATATTGGAGGCGGTGTTGCCGAAATTCTGAATGGCCGCTACGATAGTTTAACCAACCGGTTGCGCAGTATTTCTTTAAAAATTGAACAAGTAGTGCCTTATTACGAGGCGGCTAAAAACAATATTAAAGAGCCAACCTTGGAGCACACCCAACTCGCCATTTTGCAAAATAAAGGTGCTTTAACGGTATTAGAAGAGGTAGCAGATTCGGTAAAGATTGCCCGGTTAAAACCTTTTGAAAAAGATTTCCTGCGGTCCCGGATTGCTACGGCCAAAATTGAAGTTAATAGTTACATTGATTTTTTGCAGCAGGAAAAATTACCCTTGCTCCGGAAAAAACAAGGACGAAGTTTCCGGATTGGTAAGGAGCTTTTTGCGCAAAAATTTAAATACGACATTCAATCGGGTTATACTGCCGAGCAGGTTTATCAGAAAGCTTTGCAGCACAAAGAATACCTGCACCGCCAAATGCTAGCCATTACGCAAAAACTCTGGCCAATTTATTTCCCCGATAAGCCACTGCCTTCCGGATTGCCGGGAGTAAAACAGTTATTAGGAAAACTAGCGGAGCAACATGTTCGGCGTGATTCTTTCTTAATCGCCATTAAAGCCCAGATTCCGCAACTGGTAAAGTTTGTAAATACTAAAAAATTATTAACCCAGGATCCTAGCAAACCGCTCGTAGTTCGACCCACTCCGGAATACATGCGCGGAATAGCCGGGGCTTCTATTTCGGCTCCTGGCCCTTACGACAAAAATGCCGATACGTATTACAATGTTACCCCATTAACGCATTACAGCGCCGCCGAAGCAGAAAGTTACTTGCGGGAATATAATAAATATCAATTACAAATTTTAAACATTCACGAAGCTATACCCGGCCACTACACCCAACTTATTTACGCTAACAAATCTCCTTCGCTTATAAAAGCTGTTTTAGGAAACGGGGCCATGGTAGAAGGCTGGGCGGTGTACGCCGAACGAATGATGCTCGAACAAGGCTACGGTAATAATGCCCCCGAAATGTGGCTTACCTGGTACAAATGGAATTTGCGCGTAACGCTTAACGCTATTTTAGATTACAGCGTACACGTGCTGGGTATGACCGAAAAAGAAGTCCTTGCCCTGCTGGTAAACGAAGGTTTTCAGGAAGAAGCCGAAGCGCGCGAAAAGTGGAAACGGGCTACTCTGTCGCAGGTGCAATTATCCAGCTATTTTACCGGTTATACCGAAATTTATGATCTGCGCGAAGAAATCCGGAAAAAACAAAAAGATAAATTTAATTTAAAACAGTTTCACGAAAAGTTCTTAAGTTACGGGAGTGCTCCGGTGCGCTACATCCGGGCCTTAATGCTTCAAAAGTAA
- a CDS encoding YdcF family protein, with amino-acid sequence MFFLLSKVLFYVALPVIWLAGLLLFAVFTKRDRYRRVVLKLAAILFLVLTNPFLMNEAFLLWELPPKRLAELPVSDAGILLTGITSLEKSPHDRVYVARGADRVLHTLWLYRKKKIKKIIISGGTGSVRTVYTSEAAELKKILLLAGVPATDILLEDKSQNTRENALFTAKLLRQQPNLHSFILITSAFHMRRAEGCFKVAGIQAVNFPADFYSKDRSYFPNSLLIPSAEAFANWHLLIHELLGFITYKILGYC; translated from the coding sequence ATGTTCTTTCTACTTTCCAAGGTTTTATTTTATGTAGCCTTGCCCGTTATTTGGCTGGCAGGTCTTTTACTTTTTGCCGTATTCACCAAACGGGATCGCTATCGACGAGTAGTCTTAAAGCTGGCAGCTATTCTGTTCCTTGTTCTAACGAATCCGTTTTTAATGAACGAAGCTTTTTTGCTCTGGGAACTACCTCCCAAACGTTTGGCCGAACTACCCGTATCGGATGCCGGCATTTTGCTAACAGGTATTACCTCCCTCGAAAAATCTCCCCACGATCGGGTTTACGTGGCGCGAGGAGCCGACCGCGTTTTACACACGCTTTGGTTATATAGAAAGAAAAAGATCAAAAAAATAATTATTTCGGGCGGAACCGGGAGCGTCAGAACGGTTTATACCTCTGAAGCCGCTGAACTAAAAAAAATATTATTGCTCGCGGGCGTACCCGCAACGGACATATTGCTGGAAGATAAAAGCCAGAATACCCGCGAAAATGCCCTTTTTACCGCTAAATTACTTAGGCAGCAACCTAATCTGCATTCATTCATTTTAATTACATCGGCTTTTCACATGCGACGGGCCGAAGGTTGTTTTAAGGTGGCCGGTATCCAGGCTGTCAATTTTCCCGCTGATTTTTATTCCAAAGACCGCAGTTATTTCCCCAATAGCTTACTTATTCCTTCCGCCGAAGCTTTTGCCAATTGGCATCTGCTTATTCATGAACTTTTAGGGTTTATTACTTATAAAATACTAGGTTACTGTTAA
- a CDS encoding T9SS type A sorting domain-containing protein, giving the protein MKLIRPSASNHKRKAKVVGACIFLLSFIQGSVIYAQKNPVIFRDDFDRFELGADWSQTYGWSIRSGYAYSFADGNGSTLKTAENYPELSYVLETTGKGYSNSYQREFRIIFGQQAEDSAYVLSYTPYAGGQLTLSRAEGNIYYPEPLDEISIYPDLETSRWCKFKIARYKSGLIQVYIDRGRGYSTIPTLEAIDTTYPQLGRFGWQIDTQTAAEDFFVDWIEASVPEVEKPAEREKPAPDNLVTQVSALSNRTYSVAKLNVGEKSYSDQLYSITSVPEYLKGASFIQAASGDKQDTSRTFLTMFLKKPAVLYVAYDPKATSLPAWLSDWKKTGDIIETNDPANSYLHVYSKLVEFPYIYPDPFQLGGNMALPAAGAQSNYLVVAVEKPIIAKYEAEFATLNGAQVAINHLGYSGTGFVDFINPDKDYIEWTVKIQTPGLYNLGLNYSNGREESRSLHFTVDGVGLSTHSFSTTFSWDTWSFYSGTNVFLTAGDHIIRASAIGQSGPNVDYLSLSYVSANQEISRQRTGIAGLSAGTTENTATVKKHFAYPNPFANSTTISYSLTEEVPVYLALYSLQGQQLKVLVNEKQTAGTHEVDLNGASLAKGVYLYRLQTGKQTSFSKIIKQ; this is encoded by the coding sequence ATGAAATTAATTCGACCCTCTGCTTCTAATCATAAGCGTAAAGCAAAAGTTGTAGGGGCATGTATTTTTCTTCTGTCTTTTATTCAAGGGAGCGTTATTTACGCCCAAAAGAACCCGGTAATTTTTAGAGATGATTTTGACCGTTTTGAACTCGGGGCTGACTGGAGCCAGACCTATGGCTGGTCGATCCGTTCGGGTTATGCGTATAGTTTTGCCGATGGCAATGGGAGTACATTAAAAACAGCGGAAAATTACCCGGAATTATCGTATGTTTTGGAAACTACCGGCAAAGGTTATTCTAATAGCTACCAACGCGAATTCCGAATTATTTTTGGTCAGCAGGCCGAGGATAGCGCCTATGTGTTAAGTTATACACCTTATGCGGGTGGGCAGTTAACCTTATCCCGGGCCGAAGGGAATATTTATTACCCAGAGCCTTTAGATGAAATAAGTATTTACCCCGACCTGGAAACTTCGCGTTGGTGTAAGTTTAAAATTGCCCGTTACAAGAGCGGCCTCATTCAGGTTTATATAGATAGAGGCCGAGGGTATTCCACTATTCCCACTTTAGAAGCGATTGATACTACTTACCCGCAATTAGGGCGGTTTGGCTGGCAAATAGATACTCAAACCGCCGCCGAAGATTTTTTTGTGGATTGGATTGAAGCGAGTGTCCCAGAGGTGGAAAAACCCGCTGAAAGAGAAAAACCCGCTCCGGATAATTTAGTGACGCAGGTTTCCGCGCTGAGTAATCGTACTTATTCCGTAGCTAAATTAAACGTAGGGGAAAAATCGTACTCCGATCAACTCTATTCAATTACTTCCGTTCCGGAATATTTAAAAGGAGCTTCCTTTATTCAAGCGGCTAGTGGCGATAAGCAAGATACTAGCCGTACTTTCCTGACCATGTTTTTAAAAAAACCGGCGGTGCTTTATGTGGCTTACGATCCCAAAGCTACCAGTTTACCCGCTTGGTTAAGCGATTGGAAAAAAACCGGCGATATCATCGAAACCAACGATCCGGCTAACAGCTACCTGCATGTATACAGTAAATTAGTAGAATTTCCGTATATCTACCCGGATCCGTTTCAATTAGGAGGAAATATGGCACTGCCTGCCGCAGGAGCTCAATCTAATTACCTGGTAGTAGCCGTAGAAAAACCAATTATAGCTAAATACGAAGCTGAATTTGCAACTCTAAATGGCGCTCAGGTAGCCATTAATCATTTGGGATACAGCGGAACTGGTTTTGTAGATTTTATCAATCCTGATAAAGATTATATTGAATGGACAGTGAAAATTCAAACTCCCGGATTATACAATTTAGGTCTCAACTATTCCAACGGTCGGGAAGAAAGCCGGTCGCTGCATTTCACAGTAGATGGTGTTGGGTTATCTACTCATTCTTTCTCTACTACTTTCAGTTGGGATACCTGGTCTTTTTACAGCGGCACTAATGTTTTCCTTACCGCGGGAGACCATATAATCCGGGCCTCTGCCATTGGGCAAAGTGGCCCTAACGTAGATTATTTATCACTTTCCTATGTTTCTGCCAACCAGGAAATTTCCCGTCAAAGAACCGGAATTGCCGGCTTATCTGCGGGAACAACCGAAAATACGGCCACTGTTAAAAAGCATTTTGCTTATCCTAATCCTTTTGCTAATAGTACCACTATATCTTACTCTTTAACCGAAGAGGTTCCGGTATATTTGGCCTTATACTCTTTGCAGGGGCAGCAGTTAAAAGTATTGGTAAATGAAAAACAAACCGCCGGTACGCACGAAGTAGATTTAAATGGCGCCTCTTTAGCCAAAGGAGTATACCTTTACCGGCTGCAAACGGGCAAGCAAACCAGTTTTAGTAAGATTATAAAACAGTAA
- a CDS encoding NAD-dependent succinate-semialdehyde dehydrogenase has protein sequence MAIQSWNPATNEVLKVFSAHSPDELENLLQRADLAFVNWRKTLFSERAELMRKAAHELKDNVTYYAEIITREMGKPIRESINEIKKCALCCEFYAEHAETYLQDEAINSDASVSYISYEPLGIILAIMPWNFPFWQVFRFAAPSLMAGNVGLLKHASNVPQCALAIEEVFRKAGFPDGVFTTTLLESAAIETLIKDDRVKAVTLTGSEGAGASVAALAGSQIKKTVLELGGSDAFIVLADANLEETATMAAKARMINTGQSCIAAKRFIVEEKIAPAFIQRLKRHLQNLKTGDTLDEATDYGPLARPDLAASVQQQVDESVAKGATVLLDGGRPDEESAYFHPMMLTDIQPGTPAHDEEIFGPVACIFVVKDAEEAVKVANDCRFGLGASIWSCNVQEARRLARQIESGAVFINGMVQSHPALPFGGIKKSGYGRELSYVGIREFVNQKTVWVA, from the coding sequence ATGGCTATACAATCATGGAACCCGGCAACCAACGAGGTGCTGAAAGTTTTTTCTGCTCATTCTCCAGACGAGCTGGAAAACTTACTTCAACGTGCTGATTTAGCATTTGTTAATTGGCGGAAAACTCTTTTCAGCGAACGGGCCGAACTTATGCGAAAGGCAGCGCATGAATTGAAAGATAATGTAACTTATTACGCCGAAATAATAACCCGGGAAATGGGAAAACCTATCCGGGAATCAATAAACGAAATTAAGAAGTGCGCCCTTTGCTGCGAATTTTACGCGGAACACGCCGAAACTTATTTACAAGACGAAGCTATTAATTCAGATGCTTCCGTTAGTTACATTTCGTACGAGCCACTCGGCATAATTCTGGCGATAATGCCCTGGAATTTTCCTTTTTGGCAAGTATTCCGGTTTGCGGCCCCGAGCTTAATGGCCGGTAATGTAGGCTTACTCAAACATGCTTCTAATGTACCGCAATGTGCCTTGGCCATTGAAGAAGTTTTCCGAAAAGCTGGCTTCCCGGATGGAGTATTCACCACTACCTTACTTGAATCTGCCGCTATTGAAACCTTGATAAAAGATGACCGGGTAAAAGCCGTAACGCTTACGGGCAGCGAAGGTGCCGGGGCTAGCGTGGCCGCCTTGGCAGGCAGCCAAATAAAAAAAACAGTGCTTGAATTAGGCGGCAGCGACGCTTTTATTGTTCTGGCTGACGCTAACCTGGAAGAAACGGCTACTATGGCCGCTAAAGCCCGCATGATAAATACCGGCCAAAGCTGTATTGCGGCTAAACGGTTTATTGTAGAAGAAAAAATTGCCCCAGCATTTATCCAACGCCTGAAGCGGCACTTACAAAACTTAAAAACCGGTGATACCTTAGACGAAGCCACGGATTACGGCCCGCTGGCCCGCCCAGATCTGGCTGCCTCGGTGCAGCAGCAAGTAGACGAATCTGTGGCGAAAGGCGCTACAGTTTTATTAGATGGCGGCCGACCGGACGAAGAAAGCGCCTACTTTCATCCGATGATGCTCACTGATATTCAACCCGGAACGCCCGCTCACGACGAAGAAATATTCGGGCCAGTGGCTTGTATTTTTGTGGTAAAAGATGCCGAAGAAGCCGTTAAGGTAGCCAACGACTGCCGCTTTGGTTTAGGCGCTTCCATCTGGTCGTGTAATGTACAGGAAGCCCGCCGGCTTGCTCGTCAAATAGAATCCGGCGCGGTATTTATTAACGGAATGGTACAATCGCATCCGGCTTTGCCTTTCGGGGGCATTAAAAAATCCGGTTACGGTCGCGAGTTATCTTACGTGGGCATTCGCGAGTTTGTTAATCAAAAAACCGTCTGGGTAGCTTAA
- a CDS encoding RNA polymerase sigma factor, whose protein sequence is MSPNQPIAISEEELVARLRVPEDAAVAQLYDMYSAALYGVILRIVKDTEVAEDVLQECFVKIWSSFSSYDASKGKLFTWLINIARNLAIDKIRSRQYRVGSKTQTLDKSQQYTADSTGFRPEHIGVKELTEKLNPDQKKVIDMMYFDGFTQSEVAEVLEIPLGTVKTRARAAIKALSKLLK, encoded by the coding sequence TTGTCACCAAACCAGCCGATAGCTATTTCAGAAGAGGAACTGGTAGCCCGTTTACGGGTGCCGGAAGATGCCGCTGTTGCGCAGTTATACGACATGTATTCCGCCGCCTTGTACGGGGTTATTTTACGAATTGTAAAAGATACGGAAGTCGCGGAAGATGTGCTGCAAGAGTGTTTTGTTAAGATATGGTCCTCCTTTTCTTCTTACGATGCGAGTAAAGGTAAACTATTCACCTGGTTAATAAATATTGCCCGGAATTTGGCCATTGATAAAATCCGATCCCGTCAGTATCGCGTAGGTTCTAAAACACAAACGTTAGATAAAAGTCAGCAGTATACGGCCGATAGTACTGGTTTTCGGCCGGAGCATATCGGAGTAAAAGAACTAACCGAGAAGCTTAATCCCGATCAGAAAAAAGTAATTGATATGATGTACTTTGACGGGTTTACGCAAAGTGAAGTGGCCGAAGTACTGGAAATTCCGCTCGGAACGGTTAAAACCCGGGCAAGAGCCGCGATTAAAGCATTAAGTAAATTATTGAAATAA